From the Chloroflexus aurantiacus J-10-fl genome, one window contains:
- a CDS encoding DUF6483 family protein has product MYRDDYILRMIAQFGAIIRHILGLYREGKSPLVRIAIDNAYRDRLGVGSDRIATLSDQQLLALLRFHHRSEEWWVEGAYLAALLTTESRLFADDGEMEEAATRALLALQLVIECRLAAPEDVPDYIPDYAVLLDLLRDYVLPTPTLAALFTLCEQNGDLARSEDLLHELISRDRAGWLATARAFYTRLLSQDDQVLDAGGLSRAEVLTALAELDRPG; this is encoded by the coding sequence ATGTACCGTGACGACTACATTCTGCGTATGATTGCCCAGTTTGGAGCGATCATTCGTCATATTCTCGGTCTCTACCGCGAGGGTAAATCGCCACTGGTGCGCATCGCTATCGATAACGCATACCGCGACCGATTAGGGGTGGGCAGTGATCGGATAGCGACGCTGAGTGATCAACAATTACTGGCACTGCTTCGCTTTCATCACCGGAGCGAGGAATGGTGGGTGGAAGGGGCATACCTCGCGGCACTCCTCACAACCGAGTCGCGTCTGTTCGCCGATGATGGGGAGATGGAGGAAGCCGCAACACGTGCACTGCTGGCGTTGCAACTGGTGATTGAGTGCCGACTGGCTGCCCCGGAGGATGTGCCCGATTATATTCCGGATTATGCCGTACTGCTTGATCTGCTGCGCGATTATGTGCTGCCGACGCCAACCCTGGCGGCGCTCTTCACCCTCTGCGAGCAAAACGGTGATCTGGCGCGTAGCGAAGACCTTCTCCACGAGCTGATCTCCCGTGACCGGGCCGGCTGGCTGGCAACGGCCCGTGCGTTCTATACCCGCTTGCTCAGCCAGGACGATCAGGTGCTGGATGCCGGTGGATTATCGCGTGCGGAGGTGTTGACCGCTCTGGCAGAACTTGACCGGCCTGGATGA
- a CDS encoding HD domain-containing phosphohydrolase produces the protein MNDQEQAPKRYLEIIQRANQIAATTQLDDLLDRLLDLIIEITQSEAGTLYLYDAATDELIFKVVKGSPAGEALLGRRLPANTGLAGYALQHRQPFFVNDVANDPRWNRTFGEMGSLDLRTMFCVPLLLRGEPVGVVQVFNGAFEAVDEQEELLLIDLLTSRLVTEIEKARLLEESQQRERRQHALVEIVSHLTTTLERDELLRRIMSYACELLEVEAASIWLIDHERNDLVLHIAGGENSERVESLRVPRGQGIIGHVIETGETVVVNDVQRDHRFYQGLDQRSGFQTRAILCVPLRSPQIILGGERGEVEGMIIGGSQALNPKHGRTFSNDDIVLFQTLASQAATVIRLAELYRETDSLFTRIIAAITGAIDLKDPYTRGHSQRVSDFSVAIAQELGLSREQIYQLRIASKLHDVGKIRVPDHILKKPGRLDEEEFAEMRRHPLYGIEFLRDNGLLELDLLRESWTALAQHHERLDGRGYPYGLKGEDISLFGRIVAVADVFDAITSHRPYRPPMPIDEALALLQRGAGTEFDPACVEALIRARAKGAILTQDEREQAIASQTME, from the coding sequence ATGAACGATCAAGAACAAGCACCTAAACGCTACTTAGAGATTATCCAACGTGCCAATCAGATTGCTGCCACAACCCAACTTGATGATCTCCTTGATCGTTTGCTCGATCTCATTATCGAGATCACGCAATCAGAAGCCGGTACCCTCTACCTGTACGATGCCGCAACCGATGAACTCATCTTCAAAGTCGTAAAAGGCAGTCCTGCCGGCGAGGCGCTGCTCGGTCGCCGCCTGCCGGCCAATACCGGATTGGCCGGTTATGCCTTGCAACATCGGCAACCGTTTTTCGTCAACGATGTCGCGAATGATCCACGCTGGAATCGAACCTTCGGCGAAATGGGTTCACTCGATCTGCGCACGATGTTCTGTGTACCTTTGCTGTTACGGGGCGAACCGGTGGGCGTGGTGCAGGTCTTCAATGGCGCGTTTGAGGCGGTTGATGAACAGGAAGAGCTGCTTCTGATCGATTTGCTTACGTCACGGCTGGTGACTGAAATCGAAAAAGCCCGGTTGTTAGAGGAGTCGCAACAGCGCGAACGCCGCCAGCATGCGCTGGTCGAGATCGTCTCACATTTGACGACCACCCTGGAACGTGATGAGTTGTTACGCCGGATCATGAGTTACGCCTGCGAACTGCTTGAGGTCGAAGCGGCATCGATCTGGCTGATCGATCATGAGCGAAACGATCTGGTCTTGCACATTGCCGGCGGTGAAAACAGCGAGCGCGTAGAGTCGTTACGTGTGCCACGCGGACAGGGCATCATCGGTCACGTGATTGAAACCGGTGAAACAGTTGTCGTTAATGATGTCCAGCGCGATCATCGCTTCTACCAGGGACTTGATCAACGGAGCGGATTTCAGACCCGTGCCATTCTCTGTGTACCGTTGCGCTCGCCCCAAATCATTCTTGGTGGTGAACGTGGTGAAGTGGAGGGGATGATCATCGGTGGGTCGCAAGCCCTCAACCCAAAGCACGGTCGAACATTTTCTAACGACGATATTGTTCTGTTTCAAACCCTTGCGTCACAGGCAGCAACGGTGATTCGGCTGGCTGAACTGTATCGAGAGACGGATAGCCTGTTTACCCGGATTATTGCCGCCATCACGGGGGCGATTGATCTTAAAGACCCGTACACTCGTGGACACAGTCAGCGGGTCAGCGATTTTTCGGTAGCCATTGCCCAAGAGCTAGGGCTATCACGGGAACAGATTTACCAGTTGCGCATTGCCAGTAAGTTGCACGATGTTGGCAAGATTCGTGTTCCTGACCATATCCTCAAGAAACCGGGTCGGCTTGACGAGGAAGAGTTTGCCGAGATGCGCCGGCATCCTCTCTACGGCATCGAATTTCTCCGCGATAATGGGTTGCTCGAACTCGATCTGCTGCGCGAGTCGTGGACGGCACTGGCTCAGCACCACGAACGGCTTGATGGCCGTGGCTATCCATACGGTCTGAAGGGTGAAGATATTTCACTCTTTGGCCGCATTGTCGCGGTTGCCGATGTGTTCGATGCGATTACCAGCCATCGACCATATCGGCCCCCAATGCCCATCGACGAAGCCCTGGCACTTTTGCAGCGCGGTGCCGGTACGGAGTTCGATCCGGCATGTGTGGAAGCGCTGATTCGGGCACGGGCGAAAGGGGCTATCCTGACCCAAGATGAACGTGAACAGGCAATTGCATCGCAGACGATGGAGTGA
- a CDS encoding DUF512 domain-containing protein, with product MSRLGAGVEYQPDVKRITGEGGVIARVAEQSLGEHIGLQAGDIIVAIDGQRLRDVIDYRFAIAEERVTLLIRTATGDEREITIDKDPDDDLGIEFTEPLFDRLRTCNNKCPFCFLTQMPKGFRKTLYLKDDDYRLSFLYANFVTFTNLTEADWERIERQRLSPLHISVHATDPFWRAIMLGKRDVPDVREQIRRLGKMGIRVHTQIVACPQVNDGEVLRQSIEDLIALHPIVESIAVVPVGLTKFRFEGKAPKTIRAAIQIHETPEWIDTNWERQPLWEDPTATIPLQSGSQPLHNPEMGFCSRLGAVTDIPLRCYTPVEAAAVIDMIEPYQRRCYEQFGLHLVYASDEFYLLAGRPIPPAEIYDDMPQYSNGVGMVRDFLDTWMRARRRLPARIARPTQLALVCGTLIAPVMEQIANRLNRIENLTVRVVPVVNQFFGETVTVSGLLTAQDVIPALRASGCDRALLPRVMFDYTGERSIDDYSPAQISLAAGMPVAIAGEASELVRYVQALARSDQE from the coding sequence ATTTCTCGGTTAGGAGCAGGTGTGGAGTACCAACCCGACGTAAAACGCATCACCGGTGAAGGTGGAGTGATTGCCCGTGTCGCAGAGCAGAGTCTGGGCGAACACATCGGTCTGCAAGCGGGTGACATCATTGTGGCGATTGATGGTCAGCGGCTTCGCGATGTGATTGATTATCGCTTTGCGATTGCGGAAGAGCGCGTAACCCTGTTGATCCGCACCGCCACCGGTGATGAACGCGAAATAACGATTGATAAAGACCCCGACGATGACCTGGGTATTGAATTTACCGAACCGCTCTTTGATCGGTTGCGTACCTGTAATAATAAATGCCCCTTCTGTTTTCTCACCCAGATGCCGAAAGGCTTTCGCAAAACACTCTATCTGAAAGATGACGATTACCGGCTATCGTTCCTCTACGCGAATTTTGTCACCTTTACCAATCTGACCGAAGCCGATTGGGAACGGATCGAGCGTCAGCGTCTGTCGCCGTTGCACATTAGCGTCCACGCCACCGATCCCTTCTGGCGGGCGATTATGCTGGGTAAGCGCGATGTGCCTGATGTTCGTGAGCAGATTCGCCGCCTGGGCAAGATGGGCATTCGCGTTCACACCCAGATTGTGGCCTGTCCCCAGGTCAATGACGGCGAGGTGTTGCGGCAGAGTATTGAAGACCTGATCGCCCTCCATCCTATTGTCGAGTCAATTGCTGTGGTGCCGGTGGGTCTGACGAAGTTTCGCTTTGAAGGCAAAGCGCCGAAGACGATTCGGGCCGCGATCCAGATTCACGAGACGCCAGAGTGGATTGATACCAACTGGGAACGTCAGCCGCTATGGGAAGACCCCACCGCAACCATCCCTCTTCAGTCGGGGTCACAGCCGCTCCACAACCCGGAAATGGGTTTCTGCTCACGGCTCGGTGCGGTGACCGATATTCCGCTTCGCTGTTATACGCCGGTCGAGGCAGCCGCCGTGATCGATATGATCGAGCCGTATCAGCGCCGCTGCTATGAGCAATTCGGCTTACACCTGGTGTATGCTTCCGATGAGTTCTACCTGCTGGCCGGGCGCCCGATTCCACCTGCTGAAATCTATGACGATATGCCGCAATACAGCAATGGTGTCGGAATGGTGCGCGACTTCCTCGATACCTGGATGCGCGCCCGGCGGCGCTTGCCGGCTCGGATCGCTCGCCCCACGCAACTGGCGCTGGTGTGTGGCACGCTGATCGCACCGGTCATGGAGCAGATTGCCAACCGCCTGAATCGGATTGAAAACCTGACGGTCAGGGTTGTTCCGGTCGTCAATCAGTTTTTCGGCGAAACGGTAACGGTGAGTGGGTTGTTAACGGCACAGGATGTGATTCCTGCCCTTCGTGCATCTGGTTGTGACCGGGCATTACTGCCACGGGTGATGTTCGACTACACAGGTGAACGATCTATCGACGATTACTCACCGGCCCAAATCAGCCTGGCAGCAGGTATGCCGGTGGCTATTGCCGGTGAGGCCTCTGAACTGGTGCGCTACGTACAGGCATTGGCCCGCAGTGACCAGGAGTAG
- the ftsY gene encoding signal recognition particle-docking protein FtsY — MFRRLFGRAQDAPRSEEEAAREEEQVAASLEKSRKGIFGRIAQLFAGDDPITDELWDELEEALIQADVGLETTQYLVNRTIDRVNRHGVKKAREAREMLKAEMVRTFAEYAGQQRPNARPYVILVVGVNGAGKTTLIAKLAHRYKNRFGKKVLLAAGDTFRAAATEQLETWAERAGVPCVSLGQGADAAAVVYKAIDAALEQDVDVLIIDTAGRLHAKYNLMQELEKIRNIIGRKLPGAPHETILVIDATTGQNGVLQAKAFLKAAGVTDVAITKMDGTAKGGIAFAIAQDIERPIRYIGTGEKMDDLALFDAQTFVDALFADSK; from the coding sequence ATGTTTCGCCGTCTATTCGGTCGCGCTCAGGATGCACCGCGCAGCGAAGAAGAAGCTGCGCGCGAAGAAGAGCAGGTTGCTGCGTCACTGGAAAAATCGCGCAAAGGTATCTTTGGCCGGATCGCGCAACTCTTCGCTGGTGACGATCCTATCACCGATGAGCTGTGGGACGAACTGGAAGAGGCATTGATCCAGGCCGATGTCGGGCTGGAGACAACCCAGTATCTGGTCAACCGCACCATTGACCGGGTCAATCGTCACGGGGTCAAAAAGGCACGCGAGGCGCGCGAGATGCTCAAAGCCGAAATGGTGCGTACCTTTGCCGAGTACGCCGGTCAACAGCGCCCCAATGCCCGACCCTACGTGATTCTGGTCGTTGGCGTGAACGGTGCCGGCAAAACAACCCTGATCGCGAAGCTGGCCCATCGCTACAAAAACCGTTTCGGTAAGAAGGTCTTGCTGGCAGCAGGAGACACCTTCCGCGCGGCTGCCACCGAACAACTCGAAACCTGGGCCGAGCGAGCCGGCGTGCCGTGTGTCAGCCTCGGCCAGGGTGCCGACGCCGCTGCCGTTGTCTACAAGGCCATTGATGCCGCGCTCGAACAAGACGTTGACGTGCTGATTATCGACACTGCCGGTCGCCTGCACGCCAAATACAACCTGATGCAAGAACTGGAAAAAATCCGCAACATCATTGGCCGCAAACTACCGGGAGCACCGCACGAGACCATCCTGGTGATCGATGCCACAACCGGCCAGAACGGCGTGTTACAGGCGAAGGCATTTCTGAAAGCTGCCGGCGTCACCGATGTCGCCATCACCAAAATGGACGGCACAGCGAAGGGAGGCATTGCCTTCGCGATTGCCCAGGACATCGAACGACCAATTCGCTACATCGGCACCGGCGAAAAGATGGACGATCTGGCGCTGTTTGATGCGCAAACCTTCGTTGATGCACTTTTTGCCGATTCAAAGTAG
- a CDS encoding xanthine dehydrogenase family protein molybdopterin-binding subunit, translating into MKQDTSPKRWRMTRRGFLIGMGLAGGGLALGAIFGLPAARLALADMFADVINIPSNMPREPQLWFTIQPDGRVTMTMPKVEMGQGVHTALAQIAAEELGVSWEQMQVVQSSSLGPVADGAGTSASYSVISLFPLLREMAATLREMLRTAGADQLGIAPAQTRIEQGFVVDADQPARRISFAELVAQPRNWETPTEAAPLTPPERWQIIGQPVPRLDLPAKIRGEAVYGYDARIEGMLYGAVARPPRLGAKLRRAAAGTARNRPGVVEVVIRDGFAGVVAESRLTAYAALNDLELDWELPPPFNLAELQARLAAQAGSGTVIQRQGDAAAALRGAGVIEATYQTPLAAHANLEPQAALVDVQPDRVRAWVSTQSPVQVARTIAEVIGRKPETVEVTPTYLGGGFGRKVTTTVATEAALLSAAVGRPVHVGWTRTEEFRYGYLRPPTYATFRATLTDDGRIAALVQHHVSGNVLFDLFPPPLRWLFGSDFGGWRGARLIYDIPNLEVKAQTVDLPVPTGPWRGLGLLANVFAVESFIDELAVAAGSDPLDFRLRHLPDTATGNRFRAALEAVAAMAGWYDQPPPGRARGIACSIDAGTIAAHVAEVGLVEGRLRVYRVWAAVDPGVAINPDGLAAQTEGGIMMGLSAALFEQITIADGRIEAGNFDRYPLLTIADAPEVFVQILRSGDQPFGGGEPPMGPIAAAVANALARLTGERRRQWPLV; encoded by the coding sequence ATGAAGCAGGATACATCACCAAAACGCTGGCGGATGACGCGACGGGGTTTTCTGATCGGGATGGGGCTGGCTGGCGGTGGGTTGGCGCTGGGCGCAATCTTTGGTCTACCGGCGGCACGGCTGGCGCTGGCCGACATGTTCGCTGATGTGATCAATATTCCGTCGAATATGCCGCGCGAACCGCAGCTCTGGTTCACGATCCAGCCCGATGGCCGTGTGACGATGACGATGCCCAAGGTGGAGATGGGGCAGGGTGTGCATACGGCGCTGGCTCAGATTGCGGCTGAGGAGCTGGGTGTGAGTTGGGAACAGATGCAGGTGGTGCAGAGCAGTTCGCTCGGCCCGGTTGCCGATGGTGCCGGTACCAGTGCTTCCTATTCGGTGATCTCACTCTTCCCGTTGCTCCGCGAGATGGCGGCGACGTTGCGCGAGATGTTGCGCACCGCCGGTGCCGATCAGCTCGGTATTGCACCGGCGCAAACCCGAATTGAGCAGGGATTCGTGGTTGATGCCGATCAGCCGGCACGCCGGATCAGTTTCGCTGAACTGGTCGCCCAACCTCGTAACTGGGAGACTCCCACCGAAGCCGCTCCGCTCACGCCACCTGAGCGCTGGCAGATTATTGGTCAGCCAGTGCCGCGGCTCGATCTCCCGGCCAAGATTCGTGGGGAAGCGGTGTACGGCTACGACGCTCGGATTGAGGGGATGCTCTACGGCGCTGTTGCCCGACCACCGCGTCTGGGGGCAAAGCTGCGGCGGGCAGCAGCGGGTACGGCTCGCAACCGACCGGGCGTGGTTGAGGTGGTGATTCGCGATGGCTTTGCCGGCGTGGTCGCCGAGTCGCGGCTGACGGCGTATGCTGCACTGAACGATCTGGAACTGGATTGGGAACTGCCGCCGCCGTTCAATCTGGCAGAGCTTCAAGCCCGGCTCGCAGCGCAGGCCGGATCGGGAACGGTGATTCAGCGGCAGGGTGATGCTGCGGCAGCGCTGCGCGGTGCCGGCGTGATTGAGGCAACCTATCAGACTCCTCTGGCTGCACACGCCAATCTTGAGCCGCAGGCCGCCCTGGTCGATGTGCAACCGGATCGGGTTCGAGCCTGGGTCAGCACACAATCACCGGTGCAGGTTGCGCGCACCATAGCCGAGGTGATCGGTCGTAAGCCGGAGACGGTTGAGGTTACGCCAACCTACCTGGGAGGCGGATTTGGACGCAAAGTGACCACAACTGTTGCCACCGAAGCGGCACTGTTGTCGGCAGCGGTTGGGCGTCCTGTTCACGTTGGCTGGACGCGCACCGAGGAGTTTCGCTACGGGTATCTGCGTCCACCGACCTACGCAACCTTTCGGGCTACCCTCACGGACGATGGTCGGATCGCCGCGCTTGTGCAACACCATGTGAGCGGGAACGTGTTGTTTGATCTCTTTCCGCCGCCACTGCGCTGGCTGTTCGGTAGTGATTTTGGCGGTTGGCGTGGTGCCCGGCTTATCTACGACATTCCCAACCTGGAAGTCAAGGCGCAAACGGTCGATCTGCCGGTGCCAACCGGCCCCTGGCGGGGGTTGGGTCTACTGGCGAACGTCTTTGCCGTCGAAAGTTTTATCGATGAACTGGCGGTGGCTGCCGGTAGCGATCCGCTCGATTTTCGCCTGCGGCACCTGCCCGATACTGCGACGGGCAATCGCTTCCGTGCCGCGTTGGAGGCAGTTGCTGCAATGGCCGGCTGGTACGATCAGCCACCACCTGGCCGGGCGCGGGGGATTGCCTGTAGTATTGATGCCGGCACAATAGCTGCCCATGTCGCTGAGGTGGGTCTGGTCGAAGGCCGGTTGCGGGTCTATCGGGTGTGGGCCGCTGTCGATCCCGGTGTCGCCATCAACCCCGACGGTCTGGCGGCTCAGACCGAGGGCGGCATCATGATGGGGCTGAGTGCAGCACTGTTCGAGCAGATTACGATTGCCGATGGGCGGATTGAAGCCGGTAATTTTGATCGCTACCCGCTCTTGACCATCGCCGATGCGCCAGAGGTGTTTGTGCAGATTCTGCGCAGCGGCGATCAACCGTTTGGCGGTGGTGAACCGCCGATGGGGCCGATTGCGGCAGCGGTAGCCAATGCGCTGGCTCGCTTAACCGGTGAACGGCGTCGGCAGTGGCCGTTGGTGTAG
- a CDS encoding SDR family oxidoreductase: MEPPFIGKVALVTGAAAGIGRASALAFAREGAKVVVADVNVEGGEETIALCRALNTDAMFVRCDVSQRDEVERLIALAVDTFGRIDFAHNNAGIEGVQAMLADYPEEVWDRVIEINLKGVWLCMKYEIRHMLKQGGGAIVNTSSVAGLAGSRGVSAYVASKHGIVGITKAAALEYARNGIRVNAICPGTIHTAMIDRFTQGDPQLLAQFAEGEPIGRLGSPEEVANAVIWLCSDKASFVTGATLAVDGGRLA; encoded by the coding sequence ATGGAGCCACCTTTCATTGGGAAGGTTGCGCTGGTCACCGGCGCAGCAGCCGGTATTGGTCGTGCTTCAGCACTGGCGTTTGCCCGTGAGGGTGCCAAGGTTGTCGTTGCTGATGTGAATGTCGAGGGCGGGGAAGAGACGATTGCGCTGTGTCGGGCTTTGAATACCGATGCAATGTTCGTGCGTTGTGATGTTTCGCAACGCGATGAAGTGGAGCGATTAATTGCTCTGGCAGTTGACACGTTCGGTCGGATCGACTTTGCGCACAACAACGCCGGGATTGAAGGCGTGCAGGCAATGCTGGCCGATTATCCCGAAGAGGTCTGGGATCGGGTGATCGAGATCAACCTCAAAGGGGTCTGGTTGTGTATGAAGTACGAAATCCGGCACATGCTCAAGCAGGGTGGCGGTGCGATTGTGAATACCTCATCGGTCGCCGGTCTGGCCGGATCACGTGGCGTTTCGGCGTATGTAGCCAGCAAGCACGGTATTGTTGGTATTACCAAAGCGGCAGCCCTTGAGTATGCGCGTAACGGTATTCGTGTCAACGCAATCTGTCCAGGTACGATTCATACTGCGATGATCGACCGCTTTACCCAGGGTGATCCCCAACTGCTTGCCCAGTTCGCTGAGGGTGAACCGATTGGTCGGCTCGGCTCGCCTGAAGAGGTCGCCAATGCGGTGATCTGGCTCTGCTCAGATAAGGCTTCGTTTGTGACCGGAGCGACACTGGCGGTTGATGGTGGCCGCCTGGCGTAA
- a CDS encoding (2Fe-2S)-binding protein: MELTINGQRYTVADEPARPLLYVLRDELGLTGTKFGCGAGICGACTVHVNGQATRSCQTMIATLAGAQITTIEGLADGERLHPVQQAFLELQVPQCGWCMSGQMMTAAALLAANPTPTHEEMIAAMRYNYCRCGTYARIGRAVMRAAELMKERAG, translated from the coding sequence ATGGAATTGACGATCAACGGTCAACGTTACACGGTCGCTGATGAACCGGCCCGTCCGCTGTTGTACGTGTTGCGCGATGAGCTGGGGCTGACGGGAACCAAATTTGGGTGTGGCGCCGGTATCTGCGGTGCATGTACCGTCCATGTGAATGGCCAGGCCACTCGCAGTTGTCAGACGATGATCGCGACGCTGGCCGGGGCGCAGATTACGACCATCGAGGGATTGGCCGATGGTGAGCGTTTGCATCCGGTACAACAGGCATTTCTTGAGCTACAGGTACCGCAGTGTGGCTGGTGTATGAGCGGGCAGATGATGACCGCAGCCGCATTGCTGGCCGCCAACCCTACGCCGACGCACGAAGAGATGATTGCGGCGATGCGTTATAACTACTGTCGTTGTGGCACCTATGCCCGGATCGGGCGAGCAGTGATGCGGGCGGCAGAGCTGATGAAGGAGCGGGCGGGATGA
- a CDS encoding MGMT family protein, producing the protein MSVNSESPYTAIYTVVKRIPPGRVCTYGRIAALAGFPGQARMVGYALHALLGDNDVPWWRVINRIGRISNVYAADEQRARLEAEGVPVSDDYLIDLNRFLWVGDDDEE; encoded by the coding sequence ATGAGCGTTAACAGCGAATCGCCCTATACAGCCATTTACACTGTTGTGAAACGCATTCCGCCAGGTCGCGTCTGTACCTATGGGCGCATTGCTGCCCTGGCTGGATTTCCCGGCCAGGCCCGCATGGTCGGGTATGCGCTGCACGCACTGCTCGGCGACAACGATGTACCCTGGTGGCGAGTGATTAATCGGATCGGTCGTATCAGCAATGTCTACGCCGCCGATGAGCAACGGGCGCGCCTGGAAGCTGAAGGTGTGCCGGTGAGTGATGACTATCTGATTGACCTCAACCGGTTTCTGTGGGTAGGCGATGATGATGAGGAATGA
- a CDS encoding anthranilate synthase component II produces MRVLLIDNYDSFTYNLYQYLCELGADVEVVRNDQITVADVASRAPDRIVISPGPCTPAEAGISVDVIRQLGGHIPILGVCLGHQAIGAAYGGAVVRAPLVMHGKLSPIYHQGQGVFAGLPSPFRATRYHSLIVRREDLPAELEVTAWTDDGIIMGLRHRTLPVEGVQFHPESIMTEGGKQMLANFLNHGR; encoded by the coding sequence ATGCGCGTTCTCCTGATCGACAACTACGACTCGTTTACATACAATCTGTACCAGTATCTTTGTGAACTGGGCGCTGACGTTGAGGTGGTGCGGAACGACCAGATAACCGTTGCCGATGTCGCATCCCGCGCTCCTGACCGAATCGTGATTAGCCCTGGCCCCTGTACGCCGGCAGAGGCGGGGATCAGTGTTGACGTGATCCGCCAGTTAGGTGGGCACATCCCCATTCTCGGCGTCTGCCTTGGGCATCAGGCCATCGGCGCTGCCTACGGTGGAGCAGTCGTGCGGGCACCACTGGTGATGCACGGCAAACTATCACCCATCTACCATCAGGGTCAGGGCGTGTTTGCCGGCCTTCCCTCGCCATTCCGCGCCACCCGTTACCATTCGTTGATCGTGCGCCGTGAGGATTTGCCCGCTGAACTAGAGGTCACCGCGTGGACGGACGATGGCATCATTATGGGTCTGCGCCATCGCACATTACCGGTAGAAGGTGTCCAGTTTCACCCTGAGTCGATCATGACCGAGGGTGGAAAACAGATGCTGGCCAATTTTCTAAATCACGGTCGCTGA
- a CDS encoding esterase/lipase family protein produces MTTSVQKQPILIVGGFGSNPLLYEPLRAHLHTISGQPVFITPINRLDWAQVVVFDSYAGLLEKLDRAVNQTLAATGSDKVILVAHSAGGVLARIFLGDKPYRRRAYYGYQRISMLVTLGTPQRAIRDGRIGGLSQIRWADQNYPGAYWPDVRYVSVIGRSIFGDPDGPPPERGAYQSYRLLSGEGAQWGDGVVPLDYGLLPGSLHLIIPGLRHDPRPDRLWYGSSPAIVAVWWQAAIAFAAAPPLVISYNQEETQVKPSGYVAQRS; encoded by the coding sequence ATGACAACATCGGTGCAGAAACAACCCATTCTGATAGTTGGTGGCTTTGGCAGCAATCCATTGCTCTACGAGCCACTGCGTGCCCATTTGCATACCATCAGTGGCCAACCTGTCTTCATCACCCCCATCAACCGCCTGGATTGGGCACAGGTGGTGGTGTTCGATAGTTATGCCGGCTTACTTGAGAAACTTGATCGAGCGGTCAATCAGACCCTGGCCGCCACCGGCAGCGATAAGGTGATACTGGTCGCCCACAGTGCGGGTGGGGTTCTGGCCCGCATCTTTCTCGGCGACAAACCGTATCGCCGGCGCGCTTACTATGGCTATCAGCGCATCAGCATGCTGGTGACCCTTGGCACACCGCAACGGGCCATTCGTGACGGTCGGATTGGTGGGTTGAGTCAGATTCGCTGGGCTGATCAGAACTACCCGGGTGCGTACTGGCCAGACGTGCGTTACGTAAGCGTCATTGGCCGCAGCATCTTCGGCGATCCCGACGGCCCCCCGCCGGAACGTGGCGCCTATCAGAGCTATCGCCTGCTCAGTGGCGAGGGTGCCCAGTGGGGAGACGGCGTCGTACCACTTGATTACGGCCTCTTGCCCGGCTCACTGCACCTGATCATCCCCGGCTTACGCCACGACCCACGACCAGATCGCCTCTGGTATGGTTCCAGTCCGGCGATTGTAGCCGTCTGGTGGCAGGCTGCGATTGCATTTGCTGCCGCACCTCCGCTCGTGATCAGCTATAATCAAGAAGAGACGCAGGTCAAACCATCTGGTTACGTTGCCCAACGGAGCTGA